In Carnobacterium viridans, the genomic window AGTCAAATTATAACCTTCTTTCCATATTTTCTTTGTACTAAATTTATTATATCGTATTGATAGATAAATCTAAATCTCTCTACTTTTAAGATGAAAAACAACCTTGGTTTAATAAGGTTCTGAATACATAATTCTATACAATTTCATGTATTACTGTTTTTTGAAGTATACCTTATCAGAATTTATATGTTTTGAGACTAATTCTTTAAATAGGGAAATGTCTTTTTTAGAACCAAAATAGCTCTTGGGTAATGAAAATGCAAAAGATTTAGAAAAATAAACAATAAAATCATGTTTGATTTCTCGAACTGAGTAAATACGATCCCAGTCACGATGACTATTCCCATTTGAAGCACTTAAATTAAGTCCTAAATCGTTTGCTTCAACCGTGAGTTCTTCTCTTAAATCATGGTCACTTCTAAATTCTTTTTTTGCTTTATAACTTACAGCAAAAAAAGAGAGTGGAACAGCAATTAAAAGGACAGATAATGCAGAAATAATAAAATTCGTTAGCAACGAAAGATCTGTTAAAGTAAATAAATAGATCATTAATATTAAAAAACCGCTAATTAAAACTTTTATAGCATATTTCATTCTCATATATAAGAAAGTTCGAGTATAATCTTTTTCTGTTACAGAGAATTTAACTAGAACATTTTCTTCGTTATTCATAAACTACCTCCTGATAAAATAAGTAAAAAAATTTAAGTCATCTGTTGCTTTTATTATAGCAAAGATAAAATAAGCTTTGTTTAATTTAAAAAAAGAACCTTAAACTAATAAGGTTCTCAATACATGAATCTATGTAATTTCATGTATCAATTAAAATTATTGATAGTATCTTTTAAGTTCTTTCCGTTCTACTAATTACTTTTTATTGTAATATTCTAATGCATGGGAGGTTTTAAAATGAAAAATAAAAGGCGTTTAATTATTTTTTTAATAGGATGTGTAGTAGGAGTTATTCTTTACCTATTGATATCTTCATTACCTATTTTAAATTGAATCTAACCAGAAAATAAGTACATAAATAAAACGAAAAAGCAGAGATCAAATAATAAATTGACCTTTGTTTTTTTTATTTTTATTTCTAAAAATCATGAGAAAAAAACAGCAAAAACGTCACACACTTGTCCGACAGTTTGTGCCACAAGTGCATGACAGAATGTCGGACAAGTGTGTGACGCTGTGCCACAAGTGTGGCACACAAGGCCTTTGAAAGGTTATTAAATCAATGTTTTCAAACATGATGAAAAATCGCTA contains:
- a CDS encoding YcxB family protein, which codes for MNNEENVLVKFSVTEKDYTRTFLYMRMKYAIKVLISGFLILMIYLFTLTDLSLLTNFIISALSVLLIAVPLSFFAVSYKAKKEFRSDHDLREELTVEANDLGLNLSASNGNSHRDWDRIYSVREIKHDFIVYFSKSFAFSLPKSYFGSKKDISLFKELVSKHINSDKVYFKKQ